The Deltaproteobacteria bacterium sequence CCCAGTCATGCGCCAACCGATGAGAAGAAAATCCCTGATTCTTTGAGATTTGAGTAAATATGGCGAAAGAGAATTGTCCAAACCACTCCCTTCGGCTGTGGTAAGCAATCCCCTATTTATAGGCGGGGCCATTATTGGCTGTCAGCCATGAAGCTTTTTCTACTTGTAGGTTCAAATTAACAAAGGCGGGCAGGTTGTCAAGTGTAAAAATAATGGGCTTTTATGAAATAATTTCGTTTATACAGATATAGACTACACATATTGCTTCCTTTCAGTCATAATCCGCGAATCGGACCTGTCTTCGTGGACCATAGGCATTATGAACGTGCTTCTTTCTCTTCCTGATCACCGCCTCATCTCCGGCACCGGCCACATCCCCCAAAACCCACCACGCATCACCTCTTCAGGGTCCGCCAGACAGCTTTTCATTAAAGCCTCAAAAGCAAAAAAGGAGGCAGGGTTTTTTATGCCCTGCCTTCCACCATGCTGCTATCGATTTTAGCTACACTACTTCTTCCCCTTATCGTGAGGCACGATTACGGCCACATCCGCGCTGCTGGAATTTCCCGCTTCATCCGTAGCTGTTATCGTGATGGTATACACCCTACCATCCCCTGTCCCCGAGCGCTCCGCTCGCAGTTGTAGAGTGATCACGCCGGTATCCTGGTCGATCACAGGATCACTCCAGTCCGGAGCCGTATCGCCGTCGCCTAAACCGTCCACGGGCTCGTTGCTTGTGACCACCGCCCCGAGATTGACAGGTAGCCCACTGTTGTCCGATGCGTTGGCTTCGATGACGACGTTGACCATCTTGTGGTTCGGCGGCCAGAGGATTCCCGGAGTCACGGATGGCGCAAGTACTGGGGCATCGGTGTCAATAATCACTACCTCGCATGGAGGATCGGTCACAACTGATTCGTTGAAGATTTCATCTACCTGAAGGGTAATGAAGTGACTGCCGAGCCACAAGCCAGACACCACGCAATCCGGCAATTGCACAGGGGCTCCTCCAAAAGGTGGAGTTACTATTCCGGTGCACAGGGTCTGTGCTCCCTTCTTCAACTCGTAAGAAAGCGTATCTCCGTCGAAATCCGACACGCTGCCTTGCAGGATCACGTCGTCGCCCAAGGGATACGTTCCGGCGCACTGCAGGAAGTTTGCATGGGGAGACGAGTTCGTGATCGTGAAGTCCATATCGTCGCTGGAGACGTCGTAGCCATCCCTCACTTGAAGTGTGAAGGTGTCCACGTCCGTAGGGTAAGCATTTATGGCAATCGGGACGGTACCCAAATTGAGCGGACACTCACCGCTTGCGTTCGAAGACGTCCAATCCATAAGGACCGTGTTGCCTTCCAGCCACCGATATTCGATAACATCACCTCCGTCGAAGTCGGCAGCTGTGCCGGTGATCACTGTGTACTTCACGTTCTCACTTGTTTCGGTACGATCCGGACCCGCATTGGCTGCCGAAGGGGTGTTCAACACCCTTAGAGTCATATCGTCCGTGACCGGCTCTACCACAAACCCGTCTGTGACCTGCAAAACCAGGGTATAGTCCTGTCTGGCCAGAGCGATACCACTGAGGGAGAGTGTGCAGTCTCCGGCCGAGGTCACCGGGGTCCATTCAAGTAGAACAGAGTCCAGTTCCACGCAGTACCACTGATAAAAGAGCGCATCAAGCATGTCGTAGTCGGACGCGAAGCCAGTTATAGGACCGTATCTCCCTCCACCCAGCGGTATTCGAGAAGATCGGTTTCATCCTCATCCATAGCTGTTCCCGCTATAACTGTATACTGGATGTTTGCGCTTAATACCTCTATATCCGGGCCAGCATTGGCAACCGGGGGTTGATTAGTGGGCGTCTTGAATATCCTATATATGTAACCATCAATCGAAACATATAAGTCCCCGTTGGTGTTGAAGTCCATCAATCGTGGTCCGTAATGATCACGGATTATCGGCATGTTCTCTGCGAACGGGTGCACAGTAAAGCCATTATCAACATCCACCCTGAGGATTCTATACACAGGTGGCGACCCCGGAATCCACTGGGCAACGAATAGGTCCTCAGAACCATCAAAAAAACCAACAGTGTCGAAAAGAAGCCCACTGACCCAGGGTATCTGGGCGACGGTTCGCTTTGTTCCAGCTACAGGATCAATCTCGGCCAAATCGGTACCGAAACAGTTTGCAGAGTAAACCGATCCTGAACTGCTCACCGCTATATCAAGAACATTCGAACCGTCCACGTTAGCCAGCTGATAAATTGTCCTCGTGCGTGCCGGTGGGGGTCCGATCTGTAAAACAGAGTCGCGGCTGCCTCCAACACCTATCGTCTCGATAGCGGTGAAGATATTGCCGGCGTCATCCAAGGTTACTTGCCCTGGATAGGGATTACTGCGAAATGTTACCAGAGGATTGACCGAACCGATCATAGTACCGGAAGGATCAAAAATGGCTATCGAATTATTGTTGATGCATCGCCCTATGTAAATGTTACCGCTTGCATCGAAGTCTATACCCATAGGTTGAAATGCAGAAATGAAAACCGACACTCCGCCCTCGGGAGTTACTTTATACACGCTATTGGTCTCATAAACGCTCAAGAATAGATTGTCGCCAGTGTCAATTCTCATTCCATAAGGAACTGTGCCAGGGAGAACAGCGGCGAAAACCTCGTAACTGTATCCGGGTGGTAAACTTACGTCGGCGGATGCAGTTCCAGGAAAAAGGCACAATGATATAACTAAGGCAAAAAGAACATGCCTTCTCATTCCCTTCTCCTTTCTGAATAGATGACGTTACAAATACCCTCGTAATAGGCTGTCGTTGGCCAGGCCGTCTGTTTGAGGAATCACGCGTAGGGGCGAAGTGGTACAGAAACATTTGCGAACAGGAACACGGGCAGGTACAGCAACATGAAGACCTTGCTAGAACTTGAAGGCAGAAAAGCCGAGTCGCCTTTTCAGGCAACCCGGCTCAGTCAGGGCCACTCTAATCGGCCCTTTGAGAGTTTGATCATGCAATCAGAAGACCTGACTGTCGAATATGCAGTAAAGCTTCCCATACATCGCCCTCTCCACCTTTTCACCTAATAAATACATTAGGGCAACATCGGAGGCAAGAAAAATCGCAAAGGGAAACACGTCCACACACAAAAGCCACCTGTCCGTTTAGCCATCCGACATCCGCTCCGGCGGGCTCGCAGACATCCGCCGTCGGCTCAAATAGCCCCTATTTTGTGCCTTCCGCCCTTGCGGGCGCACCCCGACGCCTAACCCTGCCCAAAAAGCCCAGTAAACCCACGATAAGTCACAAATAGGAGCTCTGTGCTTGGATCAGGCGACTGCCCACCCGATCCCGCCTCCGCCCTATGAACATCTCTCTCATGCCACACAAGAAGCCCCACAAGCAGAGAGAGATGCCCCCAAGCATCTCGCCTGCGCTTGAAATAGGAGGTGAAGAGATGAACGGAACAACGCAGAAGTTGTCACCCGTGGCGGCCCAGCTCCTGGAAGGCCTGGAGTTCGAGACGCCTTGCAGGTGGTGCGGGAAGGCCTTCCCAGGCGAAATCCTGACGACGGACGGCTTTTGCTCCGCCGAGTGCGAATTCAACTGGACAGAAGCCAATCCGTCCAGCGAAAAGCTGGACTTCGACCCCTTGGATTCGGAGCCCCGCTCAGACATGGAAGAAGTTCGTAACACGCTGCGCGACGTGTCGGACGAGATGGTGGAAATCAGGAGGCTGGTTCTCCACATGCAATGCGCTGTCGAAACATCGAAGCAGGATAATGGAAACGGCGGCGCAGCGAAGTCCGTCCAGGAAGTGGTTCAGCAGGACCCGGACAGCCTAACCATCGGCACTCCTGGGAACGGCCAGATCAAGGTATTCGGCGACTTCAGGAACAAGGTGACGTTCCAGAAGAAGATCGACGACGCGCTTGACCTTCTGGACAATGCCCACATAAGGAGGCACAGGTGAGGAAGGGGAGGAAACCCCCTTCGGGGTTTTCTTTTTTTTCGTTCGCTCTGCCCAAGGCTTGGCGGAGGCAGAATGGTTTAACGGTTCCCAATTCGAGTACGGGAGAGAAGGGGTCCATGGCGCAGCAAGGAAGAAAGGAAGTGATTGACGATGACATGGAGGAAAAGCGGAAGAAGGTAGGAGAACTCCTGGGAGGGTTTTTAGACGGTATTGGAATAGGTATACGCAGCCGACCGGAGGCGGTTAGGTGATTAGCGGTTATTTTGGCTAACTGTTCCCTGTTTTGGGTATTTTTGGCGCAAATGGAGTTTAATCTTGCGAATGAGTTATTGTAGGTTCTTGTTCTGAATTTATTTTATTTCTTCTATTGGTTCTGGGTTAACGATGAGCCCGCGATAATGGTTCGGCCTAAAACCAGCTCGCAAAAATGGGCTGTTCGCCGGTCTCCAGACAGCGGTCGACGAGGGTCTTTGCGAGCTTGTATTCGGCCATGTAGCCGAGGGGCTGGAAACGCTGAACCTCACCTTGCACTTTGTTCGGCATTACAGCTGCAGGCAGACTTAATACTCGACCATGTGCATTGATTTGTCCAGATCAAGATTCGATCTGAAGGCTTCACCTTCAGAAATAGCTATTAGTGGGAAGATTACATGAGTTGTACTCTGATGAGAGCCAGCGGACATGGCGTGCATGATCTATGGCACTTCAAATGACGTCGTGTGGAGTGACGTCCCCTCTCTTGGGCACCTTGGAGAGGATCTCAGTCTCTCTTGCTATTTTTTCTGAGACTTTGTATACTTTTTTAGAAAGCTTGAATGCCCGCATGATCAGGTACAATTCGGCCCGAGAAGGAGAGGACGGTGGGAACCTTCGTTTTCCGAATGAGGGGGCAAGCGCCGGGGTTCCTGATATGCCTGCTCGTTTACCTCTATATCGTGTCAGTTAGCTTTCCTGCAGCTGCCGCCAGAAGCGGGAAGATCTCTCTACGTCTCGGTGTCTATCCACCCAGCCTCAAGACCCATATCCAAATCACAGAACCCTCGGGGAATCAAATACTCGATGCCGGAGAAAAGGGTACGATTCTCGTCACAATAAAAAACGAGGGTAATGGTGAGGCATTTGGCGTTGAAGTTGGTTTAGAAACCATATCAATTCCGAAAGGGCTCTACTTCCCCTCGACTTTATCTGTTGGAACAATTGCCGCCGGAACTGAAAAAACGGTAACCATACCTATTAGCGCAGATCGAGAAGTCGAGACCGGATCGTGCAAAATCGGCTTACGAGTTCGCGAAAAACTGGGATTCGACGCCGACCCGATTACCCTCAGTTTCACGACCAAGGAGTTTATTCCGCCGAATCTCCAGGTGGCGGATGTAGGCATCCGAGACTTCACTCAAGACGGAAGAATCGAACCCGGCGAGACGGTGGAAGTCGTTGTACGGGTCGCGAACGAGGGAGGAGCTAAGGCCCAATCCGTTCGGGCAGAGGTCGCTATGGGCGAGAACGTGTTCGTCATGCCGGATTCGATGACGATGTTTGGCCTGGGTGATCTGGCTCCCTCCGAGTACAAGGACATCACGTTCTCCTTCGTCACGAACAAGCGTATCCAGGGTGAAACCGTCCCGATAACCGTCAAGATCCAGGCAGATCGTCCCGAAGACGGTCGCGAAATAAAACTGAAACAGCTGGCCCTGTATAGAAGGGAAGGGCCTTCAGAAGAGATTGAGTTGCCCGGAACAGGAGAAGATAAGCCGCCCCGGAGTCCAGGGGTGGCTACGTTCGCCGTTGATGTTGATCTCGAGGTTCCCGAAGGAAAGGTGGAAAACCGATACGGAATCGCCGTCATCATCGGAAACAAAGATTATCGTTCCAGAGACGTCCCACCCGTAGATTACGCAATAAGGGACGGGGAAGTGGTAAAAGAATACGTTGAAAAGACCATGGGATATCGTCCCGGTAACATCATTTACGTTGAAAATGCCACCCAGGCCAACTTTCGAGCCATTTTCGGATCTGAAACGGACCATCGGGGAAAGCTTTTCGACTATGTGCGCCCCGGCGGCCAATCCGACGTATTCGTCTACTATTCGGGGCACGGCGCGCCGGATCCTTCGGGTCCGACGGGCTACTTCGTTCCCGTTGACTGCGATCCTTCTATGGTGCGACTGAACGGCTATAGTCTGCAAATCTTCTCCAAGAATCTGTCCAAAATACCTGCGAAATCCCTCACCGTGGTTCTGGATGCTTGCTTCAGCGGCGGCTATGATAGAGGCAACCTGATCAGGAACGTCTCGCCGGTGTATTTCGATGTGGGAAATCCACTGGCCGTGCTAAAAAACGCGGTGGTATTTACCTCCTCCTCTGGGGATCAAGTCAGCACCTGGTACCCGGAGAAACGTCACGGCTTGTTTACGTATTTCTTTTTGAAAGGCCTGCAATTGCGGGATGCTGTAGACAAAAACCGAGATGGAAAACTAAATGCCGACGAACTGTTCGCCTTCATACAGGAAGAGGTGTCATACATGGCACGCAGACTGGCGTCGCGAGAGCAGCATCCTCAGTTGATAGGTAATCCCGACTCCACCGTCGTGACGCTGGAATGAGCTTCGGTATGGTCTTTCCCGGAAGAAATTGGAGACTGACTGCCTGCCTTTCGGCGTTTCTTTCGTTTTGGCCGTTATTGGCCGTTGCACAAACGTGGGTAACGGTAACCGGACAGGCCGAACTGGGCAACAGGACCATGGCGGAGGCGAAGCAGGCTGCACTCGAAGATGCCAGGCGTCAGGCGGTGGAAGCAGTGGCGGGAGTGCACGTGGGTTCCTTCAGCATGGTCCAGGATTATGTCCTCCGGGCGGACGTAATCAACTCCTCTTCGTATGGCGTGATTGTGGCCGAGGAAGCAGGACAGTGGCAAATAGAAACACTCCAAAATGACCCGCCATTGCTAGTGGTTAAGGTCTTGGTAAAGGCAAAGGTGGCCATTTCCAAGGGCAAGCCGGACCCGGGGTTCATAGTGACAGCGAAGCTCTCGCGAAACCTATACAGTACCGGTGATGAAATGATGGTCGAGGCGCGTGCTACTCTCGATTGCTGGGTCACACTGGCGAATCTCACCGCGGATGGCAATGCCCTGGTTCTTATTCCTTCGGATATTCGCAGAGAATCGCGTGTTGAAAAAAATGAGACGTTCTTGTTCCCTGGTCCATCTGAGCGAGCGGCGGGAATCCGATTACTCGTGAGGCCGCTTCCAGAGCACCGGCGCGACCGGGAGGCAATCGTTCTGGTAGCTACGAAAGAACGAAGGCCGCTTCCTCCCCTTTTGCACGGCGAGTCTGGATACTCGGCGGCACAGTTCGGAAACTGGTTGGTCGGCATCCCGCTTGATGATCGAACAGTTACGATCTTACCCTATGAGGTAGCTGCGAGGGACCAATCATGAACTACCCCTCCTTATGTATGGCCGGATCTCTCCCCAAGGGTCTCATCCACTCTAAGTTCATCTTGTCGTGCTGCATCTTCTGTCTGCTCGCTTTATATGCCACGGGCTGGTGTGCGGATCCGGTTAGAAACCTCAGAGCCGAGCAGCGAGGCAATCAGATTTTCATCTATTACGATCTGGAAGGAGACGCCCCAAAATACGAGATCGTAGCACGCGGATCTTCAGACGGAGGGGAAAACTTCGATCTATCGATGAAGAGCCTCAAAGGGGATTTGGGGGAAGACATTCATCCGGGCCGCAACAAGACAATCGTATGGGACGCCCTTCGTGACGTAAAGCGGTTGATAGGAGACGAGTTCGTGTTCGAAGTCACGGCTTCGGAAATTCAGAAACCAACCGACGTGGCCCGAATCGAGGATAAGCCGCCTCTTGAGCTTACTCCCAAAGAACAGATAGGAAAACTGATCGTGAACACCCACGGAGACGAATCACAGGTGTATGTCATCGATCGCTCGCGGCACTGGTTGGCTCCAATTGCTACCAGTTCCGTGTGGACGTATCTGGGCCTGACCCCCAATGAGAATTTCAATCTGCCGGCGGGGAGATACTGGGTTCGAGTGGTGTTCGATAACAAGCAAGACACAAAACCGATCTCCATCAAAGCCGGAGAGACATCCACACTTAATGTAACGTTCGAGATGATTACTCCTGGTGGAGCTGGTGGAGGAGGCGGACGTTAGCAGGTTAAGGCTCAGGGAAAAGGCATGACAGCGCTGCAAGCAAGCGGCGAGGAACGACCATGAAACCGAAGAACTGGTTATATATCGGAATGAGTGTAGTGCTCTTTCTTTGGTTTGGAGGCAAGGTCTATTCAGCGACCGAATGCACTGGAGATATTGAGTTCTGTTCACAGGTCAGCTCGACCGAAAGCAGAGAGAGCCCACCTATTAACTGCGTCCAAAAATTCCCGGACAACGCTATTCCTGTCGATGCTAAATACGGATACGTGCTGGTCAACTTAAAGAACGTGGCACAAGGGGACACGGCAATTGCAGAATGTGTAGGACCAGGTGGCCATAAGTGGGAGAAGCCATTCGAACAATGGGGAAGCAATAGAGCAGCCTGGTACGAGGTGGTTCAACTCCCCTTGAACGAACTGTTGGAGGCGCCCGGCACATGGACGTTCACCTATTACGTGAAATCCCCAAACAATCCGATGCGAAGGGAACTCTGCTCGACAACGTTCATTGTTGCTCCGTCGTTGCTGGAAATAGACGGGATATGGAAAGACACCGCCGAGACCATAAGCTTCTATGTGCAGACCTACACCGCCGGTTCTGCCGTGGTTATCGCCACCAAAGACCTCAACACTTTCTACACGTTCCTGGATCCGTATATCAGAGACGGCATCGATATAAATGACCTCGCAAACCATGGCCATCATCTTTCGGCTACGTTTAACGATAGTTCCCATGGAACGGCTGATCTGACCCTTTCGGGATCACCTCCCCAATCCTACACATTGAAGAAAGTGAACGGACTTCTTCTAACCCCTTCCTACAATGGTATCTGGAAAAGTCCCTCCTGCAGCGGTGCAACCATGAGCTATTACGTCCAGACCTATGACACTGGTTCCGCCATCGTAGTCGGAACATCCGACCTGGCGTCCTATTATGTCTTTCTGGATCCGGATTTCAGCGACGGTATGAATGCAAACGAGCTCAGTGGAAAATCGTTTTGCTTATCGATGAGCTTTGGCTCTGCTGGATTGGAGGATACCCTGGAGCGATGCGTGCAGGCTCCCCTAAGCGGATCGCATCAGTCTGCGGTCGCCTCCTTGACTCTGCTAAATGAGAAGTGCACTCCACAAATCGACGTCTCTCCTCTGACACTCGATTTTGGGACAGTAACGATAGGCGAATCTTTGGACAAGACGTTTTCAATCGAGAATACAGGGTCCGGGACTTTGACGGTCTCCAGTTTCGTTGGTTTACCGGACAAAGGGTTCAGCTTCGTCAATCCTCCCGTACCGCCATTTACCGTGTCTCCGGGCGCATCACAGAGCATCACAATACGGTTTACGCCGGATTCGAGTGGCACTAAAACGACTCTCCTCTGGGTGATCAGCAACAGCCCGGAGTACTCAAGCGTTTCGGTGCAAATAAGCGGTAACAGCGACAACCCCAATATCGAAGTGAACCCCGCGAGTCTGGACTTCGGTGTGGTTGAAATATGGTCCCATTCGGATAATACCTTTACAATCTGGAACGAAGGGACAGATACTTTGACGGTCTCCAGTTTCGTTGGCTTGCCGGACAAAGGGTTCAGCTTTGTCACCCCTCCGACCACGCCGTTCTCAGTCTCACCGGGTGAGTCACAGCCCATCACAGTTCGGTTTTCGCCGGATTCGGCCAGCGTTAAGACAACGCACGTTTGGGTGCACAGCAACGCTCCTGGTGAAGATAGTGTGACGGTAAGCCTCAGCGGGACGGGCTGCACAAGTTGTGTAGACTTCTATAACTCTTTGGGGATGACTTTCAAATACATCCCTCCGGGCACGTTTACCATGGGGAGTCCAACTATCGAACTTGGCGAACGGGGCGGTGAGTATCAGCATCAGGTAAAGTTGACCAAGGGTTTTTACATGCAGACGACGGAGGTAACGCAGGCACAGTGGAAGGCGGTGATGGGGAGCAACCCGTCCTATTTTGATGCGTGCGGAGACGGCTGCCCCGTGGAAGATGTCTCGTGGGAGGAAGTTCAGACTTTTATCAGCTACCTGAACACCATCGAAGAAGATACGTACCGCCTGCCCACCGAGGCAGAGTGGGAGTATGCGTGTAGGTCCGGGACGAGCACCGCATTCGCGAATGGTGAAATTACTCAGACAGAATATCGTTGCAGCTATGATCAAAATCTACATGCCGTGGGATGGTACTGCTACAACTCCCAAGACACGCCCCACCCCGTAGCGCGGAAAACCCCCAATTTTTGGGGTTTATACGACATGCATGGGAATGTCAGCGAGTATGTACAGGACTGGTTTGAGTACGATTATTACTTCTTCTCGCCGGTGACGGATCCCACGGGGCCTATATCCGGCACCCACAAGATCCAACGAGGTGGTTCCTGGATGGACGACTCGCAGGGATGCCGTTCGGCGCAACGCTTTGCTTACACGATAACGCTTGAAGAGGGCTTTGTTAACATCGGCTTTCGTATTGTGAAGGAGTACCCCTGACCCGTTTTAACCTCTCGAGCTTCGACATGAACGTCGGCCTATAAGATATGTGAGCCGCGACTATTTTAAATGTGAGCCGTAGTGTTTGCCTTGTGAGCTAATGACCTCTGGTGGATGCTTTTTTGCTCCAGATGGACCTGTTGGAGGACGCGGACGCTGACGGTCCGGCTAAGTTGGAGAGAGAGGGAATGACAGTGCCAAGTAGGATCGTTGAGGGACTGCAATGAAACTGAGAAGCCCGTTATATATCGGATTGATTTTAGTGCTCTGTACCTGGACAGTCGGCAAGGTCTGTTTTTCCACCGAATGTACGGGAGAAATCGAGTTCTGCTCACAGGTCAGCTCGACCGAAAGCAGAGAGAGCCCACCTATTAACTGCGTTGAAAAATTCCCGGACAACGCTATTCCTGCCGACGCTCAAAATGGGTACGTGCTACTGAAGGTATCCAATACCGCCCTGAACGATGTGGCGATTGCGGTATTTACGGATCCGCAAGGTAAGAAGCTGGAGTATCCATTCGAGTACTGGGGGAAAAATTACACGAATTGGTACGAGGTGGTCCCGCTCCCGATGAACAAGCTGTTGGAAGCGCCCGGCACCTGGGTTTTCACCTATTACGTGGAAAATCCTTATAGCCAGAATAGGGACGAACTTTGTTCGACCACGTTTAGTGTTGGATTTGAACCGAATATTGAGGTGTTGCCCCGGAGTTTGGACTTTGGCACCGTCGGTGTTGGGTCCCACTTGGACAAAACCTTTACGATCCGGAACACAGGGTCCGGGACCCTGACGGTTTCCAGTTTCGTTGGACTACCGGCGTACGGTTTCAGTTTTGTGAACCCTTCCATCCCACCGTTCACAATAGCCGACGGCGC is a genomic window containing:
- a CDS encoding DUF4384 domain-containing protein, which translates into the protein MVFPGRNWRLTACLSAFLSFWPLLAVAQTWVTVTGQAELGNRTMAEAKQAALEDARRQAVEAVAGVHVGSFSMVQDYVLRADVINSSSYGVIVAEEAGQWQIETLQNDPPLLVVKVLVKAKVAISKGKPDPGFIVTAKLSRNLYSTGDEMMVEARATLDCWVTLANLTADGNALVLIPSDIRRESRVEKNETFLFPGPSERAAGIRLLVRPLPEHRRDREAIVLVATKERRPLPPLLHGESGYSAAQFGNWLVGIPLDDRTVTILPYEVAARDQS
- a CDS encoding SUMF1/EgtB/PvdO family nonheme iron enzyme, producing MKPKNWLYIGMSVVLFLWFGGKVYSATECTGDIEFCSQVSSTESRESPPINCVQKFPDNAIPVDAKYGYVLVNLKNVAQGDTAIAECVGPGGHKWEKPFEQWGSNRAAWYEVVQLPLNELLEAPGTWTFTYYVKSPNNPMRRELCSTTFIVAPSLLEIDGIWKDTAETISFYVQTYTAGSAVVIATKDLNTFYTFLDPYIRDGIDINDLANHGHHLSATFNDSSHGTADLTLSGSPPQSYTLKKVNGLLLTPSYNGIWKSPSCSGATMSYYVQTYDTGSAIVVGTSDLASYYVFLDPDFSDGMNANELSGKSFCLSMSFGSAGLEDTLERCVQAPLSGSHQSAVASLTLLNEKCTPQIDVSPLTLDFGTVTIGESLDKTFSIENTGSGTLTVSSFVGLPDKGFSFVNPPVPPFTVSPGASQSITIRFTPDSSGTKTTLLWVISNSPEYSSVSVQISGNSDNPNIEVNPASLDFGVVEIWSHSDNTFTIWNEGTDTLTVSSFVGLPDKGFSFVTPPTTPFSVSPGESQPITVRFSPDSASVKTTHVWVHSNAPGEDSVTVSLSGTGCTSCVDFYNSLGMTFKYIPPGTFTMGSPTIELGERGGEYQHQVKLTKGFYMQTTEVTQAQWKAVMGSNPSYFDACGDGCPVEDVSWEEVQTFISYLNTIEEDTYRLPTEAEWEYACRSGTSTAFANGEITQTEYRCSYDQNLHAVGWYCYNSQDTPHPVARKTPNFWGLYDMHGNVSEYVQDWFEYDYYFFSPVTDPTGPISGTHKIQRGGSWMDDSQGCRSAQRFAYTITLEEGFVNIGFRIVKEYP
- a CDS encoding caspase family protein; this translates as MGTFVFRMRGQAPGFLICLLVYLYIVSVSFPAAAARSGKISLRLGVYPPSLKTHIQITEPSGNQILDAGEKGTILVTIKNEGNGEAFGVEVGLETISIPKGLYFPSTLSVGTIAAGTEKTVTIPISADREVETGSCKIGLRVREKLGFDADPITLSFTTKEFIPPNLQVADVGIRDFTQDGRIEPGETVEVVVRVANEGGAKAQSVRAEVAMGENVFVMPDSMTMFGLGDLAPSEYKDITFSFVTNKRIQGETVPITVKIQADRPEDGREIKLKQLALYRREGPSEEIELPGTGEDKPPRSPGVATFAVDVDLEVPEGKVENRYGIAVIIGNKDYRSRDVPPVDYAIRDGEVVKEYVEKTMGYRPGNIIYVENATQANFRAIFGSETDHRGKLFDYVRPGGQSDVFVYYSGHGAPDPSGPTGYFVPVDCDPSMVRLNGYSLQIFSKNLSKIPAKSLTVVLDACFSGGYDRGNLIRNVSPVYFDVGNPLAVLKNAVVFTSSSGDQVSTWYPEKRHGLFTYFFLKGLQLRDAVDKNRDGKLNADELFAFIQEEVSYMARRLASREQHPQLIGNPDSTVVTLE